Below is a genomic region from Deinococcus radiotolerans.
CTGCAGCCGGGCGGCGATACCCGCTGGGCGGGCCTGCTGGACCGCCTGGCCGAGGTGATCCCTGCCCTGGACTTCCCGGTGATCCTGAAAGAAGTTGGGCATGGGCTGGACTCCGCGTCGGCCGCCCTGGCCGCCCCGCTGGGGTTCGCGGCGCTGGACGTGGCGGGCGCAGGCGGAACCAGCTGGGCGCGTGTCGAGCAACTCGTGCAATTCGGCACGGTGCGCACCCCGGACCTGTGCGATCTGGGCGTCCCCACCGCGCAGGCCCTGCGGGACGCAAAGCTCGCGGCCCCAGGCGTGCCCCTGATCGCGTCAGGCGGTATCCGCACCGGCCTGGACGCCGCGCGCGCCCTGTGCCTGGGTGCCGAGGTGGTCGCCGTGGCCCGCCCGCTCCTGGAACCTGCCCTGGACAGCGCCGAGGCGGCCGAGGCCTGGCTGGCGAACTTCATCCACGAACTACGCGTGGCCCTCTTCGTGGGCGGGTACGCCAGCGTGAGCGACCTGCGCGGCTGAACGGAGCGCCTGACGGGAACCCTCAAGTTGGCCGCGCCAACGCTGGACACCAGAAAGCGGCGGAATGAGGGTGAATTCCGCCGCGCCTCACATCACTGGTCCTTACATGTTGTGCAGGACGTTCATGATGTCGCCGTCCTTCATCACGTACTCCTTGCCTTCCGTACGCACCCAGCCCTTGCCCTTCGCTCCGGCCCAGCCGCCGGCCTCGACCATCTTGTCCCACTCGATGACCTCAGCGCGGATGAAGCCGCGTTCCAGGTCACTGTGGATCTCCCCGGCTGCCTCGGGCGCCTTCTCACCGCGGCGGATCGTCCAGGCCCGCACTTCCTTCTCGCCACTCGTGATGAACGTGATCAGGCCCAGCGTGTCGTACCCGACCTTCACCAGTTGATCCAGGCCGCTCTCCTGCACGCCCAGCTCCTCCAGGAACAGCCGCGCCTCGTCCTCAGGCATCTCGGCCAGTTCCCCCTCAATCTGCGCGCTGATCTTCACGACAAGGGCGCCCTCGGCCGCGGCATACTCACGTACCTTCTGCACGTACTCGTTGTCCTCAGACAGGTCGTCTTCACCAACGTTCGCCACGTAGATCACGGGCTTGTTGGTGATCAGCCCGAACTCCTTCGGGATGGGCGCATCGTACGTGCCCGCACGGGCGGGCTTCCCCTCTGACAGCACGGCGATGATCTGCTCAGCCAGCGCCGCCTGCTCCTTGGCGTCCTTGTCGTTCCCCTTGGCCTTCTTCTGGAGGTTCTGGAGGCGTTTTTCCAGGCCGCCCAGATCCGCGAGAATCAGCTCGGTATTGATCGTCTCGATATCGTCAATGGGGTCCACGCGGCCCGCCACGTGAATCACGTTCCCATCCTCGAAGCAGCGCACCACGTGCGCGATGGCGTCCACCTCACGGATGTTCGCCAGGAACTGATTCCCCAGGCCCTCACCCTTGCTGGCGCCCTTCACGAGGCCCGCGATATCCACGAACTCCACGAACGTCGGAATGATCGGCGGCACGCGCTCACCCTTTGTGAACACGCGGCTCAGCGCAGCCAGACGCTCATCGGGGACGGTCACGCGTCCCACGTTCGGCTCAATGGTCGCAAACGGATAGTTCGCGGCCAGTGCCCCAGCACGCGTGATCGCGTTGAACAGCGTGCTCTTCCCAACATTCGGCAAACCGACAATTCCAATACTTAGTCCAGAACCCATAACACTTTCCTCCCGCCGCGAAGCGGCAACCTCGTCAGTTTACCGGTTTCCGTCCTGCGCCTGCCCGACGTGACACCGTCTGAACCTCCAGGTGAGGGTAGAGGTGTGAGTGGCACACCGCGAACTTCGCCGGTTCGGCCAGCGCCTTGAGGTGGCGCTGAACATGCAAGGGGTTCAGAACACGGCGGCCCTGAAGAAAGTGTCCTCCGTGGCAAGGACGTACACCTCCACCCAGAGCGTGGGGAGGCCAAACCAGAGGGGCGTGTTGCGGCCGATGACGGCGCCCGCCTCGAAGGCGGCAGGTTGAGGATGTACGCCTTGTACGTGATGCGTTGAGGGCCCCACGATGTGCTGAGAGTGATGAACCCGAGGGCTGGCCCGGCGTAGATTCTGGTCCAGTGCCCCGCCTCGCAGAGCGTGTCGTCCCCCATGATCTGCCTCCTGAACAGACCCATCATGATCGGAAGCGGGTGACAGTGAGGTGCTGCGGACCACTCGGGCCAACATACCGGCGAACGTTGAGGCTGCTGAGCAGCTCGCGCCGCTCGGCGGGGCGGGTCACACGCTCCACGGCTTTAAGGAACGCAGAGGTGCTTTGGGGGCGTACTCAACCCTCAGGTGCGCCAGCTCCGCCACATAGGGTGCCGTTAGGCTTTCCTGACCCCTTGGGGATGTGCCCGGCGGCGTAGGGTTCCCAGGCACGGACAACGGCCGCTTCAAGCTCAGCGACCCGCGCAGGAGAGAGGGTGACCGGTGGGGGCGGCAGGACGTCCGGTAGGCACTCCAGGCGTTTCAGCTTGGCCCACAGGTGCGCCCACCACGCCTCGCTCACGTTGCCTGGGCGGTGTTAGGTGGTGTCGTGTACGGCTCAGGCCCCCCTGCCGGACTGTCTCAGCGCGTTGGCGCGCCAGCGGTGGCAACCTCGTCTTGCATGGACGGCCAGCGCGACGGCGCTGCCGCACTGGGTGCAGTGGACTTCCCGGCTCGCAGGAGGCTGGTGTTCCGCGGCTCACTCGCGCAGGTGTGCAGGTGGTCCCACTGCCCCGACTTGCTGATGAGGTTGAATCGGAGAGTGATGATTTGGCCCCTGGTGTGGCGTGCGCAGCGGTCATTGCTGAGGATGTTCTTCACGCTCTTCAGCGTCCCGCAGATGCCTCAGGCCTGCGGTCCAGTCAGTGCTGCCCGGCTGACTGGTCAGCCGTCTGGTCCATTTAGCGTGTCATTTTTTGCTGCGATTTAGAGCCTGAGGACAGAACGGAAGCACGATGATGCGTCGTGGCAGACTTGACCTATGCCCCGTC
It encodes:
- the fni gene encoding type 2 isopentenyl-diphosphate Delta-isomerase, which codes for MSTPEPTAIQTRKLRHIEACLRPDSQYARQTTGLAEVAWPYRALPERNLEDVDLRTSFLGRSLAAPVLIGAMTGGAEAAGRINRNLALAAQRLGTGMMLGSQRVMLERQEAAASFQVRDVAPDIPLIGNLGGAQFLLGYGPEQARRAVREVGADALAIHVNPLQEALQPGGDTRWAGLLDRLAEVIPALDFPVILKEVGHGLDSASAALAAPLGFAALDVAGAGGTSWARVEQLVQFGTVRTPDLCDLGVPTAQALRDAKLAAPGVPLIASGGIRTGLDAARALCLGAEVVAVARPLLEPALDSAEAAEAWLANFIHELRVALFVGGYASVSDLRG
- the ychF gene encoding redox-regulated ATPase YchF → MGSGLSIGIVGLPNVGKSTLFNAITRAGALAANYPFATIEPNVGRVTVPDERLAALSRVFTKGERVPPIIPTFVEFVDIAGLVKGASKGEGLGNQFLANIREVDAIAHVVRCFEDGNVIHVAGRVDPIDDIETINTELILADLGGLEKRLQNLQKKAKGNDKDAKEQAALAEQIIAVLSEGKPARAGTYDAPIPKEFGLITNKPVIYVANVGEDDLSEDNEYVQKVREYAAAEGALVVKISAQIEGELAEMPEDEARLFLEELGVQESGLDQLVKVGYDTLGLITFITSGEKEVRAWTIRRGEKAPEAAGEIHSDLERGFIRAEVIEWDKMVEAGGWAGAKGKGWVRTEGKEYVMKDGDIMNVLHNM